From Choristoneura fumiferana chromosome 7, NRCan_CFum_1, whole genome shotgun sequence, the proteins below share one genomic window:
- the LOC141429350 gene encoding uncharacterized protein, with protein MDLKICRICLNKPGDISLFEFHDGLQYSAKIMGFVKIIIAENDGFPSMICDNCSAELTISYAFVIKCEASDQALKSIKLDTKPETALNIKKEEIKEEPDDGYIDFTGFDSGNSCWEELEGNYKQKKPKYVKKRKKSKMEPIQCVTCGHMASSPSAMEIHIRTHTGERPYPCTSCDARFPTKGALKRHSETYHTERERKYTCETCGSSFFRKNEIITHMRVHTDERPYPCPYCPFRFRQIASLIRHKRIHTGEKPFSCTICNRKFADKTVAKKHLLVHSDEKKFCCHLCSKSMKTKTALNVHMKHVHVNKKQNICNYCGMTFSMKGNLKTHIRRKHSEKSGQCSICLKTFSDLEVHMRKHTGEKPFVCAVCQQKFATKRSLTHHMAFRHENAAKFKCSIGDCTKTFPTAMMLEFHLLKQHTNHTPFICQHCSRGFFRNSDLSRHLRVSHMDLQLKLQLKPPLT; from the coding sequence ATGGATTTAAAAATATGTCGTATATGTCTCAACAAACCCGGTGATATATCCCTCTTCGAATTTCACGACGGATTACAGTACAGCGCCAAAATAATGGGAttcgttaaaataattattgctgAAAACGATGGTTTTCCTAGCATGATATGTGATAATTGCAGCGCGGAGCTCACCATATCTTACGCATTTGTAATCAAATGTGAGGCGTCTGATCAAGCTCTAAAGTCCATCAAACTTGATACTAAGCCCGAAACAGCTTTAAACATTAAGAAGGAAGAAATTAAAGAAGAGCCCGATGATGGCTACATCGATTTCACTGGCTTCGACAGCGGAAACTCCTGTTGGGAAGAGCTTGAAGGTAATTATAAGCAAAAGAAGCCAAAATACGTCAAGAAACGAAAGAAAAGCAAAATGGAGCCCATCCAGTGTGTTACATGCGGGCACATGGCTTCCAGCCCTTCTGCCATGGAGATACACATACGAACACACACCGGAGAGCGACCTTACCCATGCACGTCATGTGACGCACGATTTCCCACCAAAGGAGCTTTAAAAAGACATTCCGAGACTTATCACACAGAAAGAGAGAGAAAATATACATGCGAAACTTGCGGCAGCAGCTTCTTTaggaaaaatgaaattataaccCATATGAGGGTGCATACTGATGAGAGACCGTACCCCTGTCCGTACTGTCCTTTTAGATTCAGACAAATAGCATCCCTCATTCGTCACAAAAGAATTCATACCGGAGAAAAACCTTTCTCATGTACCATTTGCAATAGAAAGTTTGCTGATAAAACGGTggctaaaaaacatttattagtcCACAGCGATGAGAAAAAGTTTTGCTGCCACCTGTGCAGTAAATCTATGAAGACCAAAACCGCATTAAATGTGCACATGAAACACGTGCATgttaataaaaaacagaatatttGCAACTACTGCGGTATGACCTTTTCCATGAAAGGGAATCTCAAGACTCACATACGAAGGAAGCATTCAGAAAAATCGGGGCAGTGCAGCATTTGTTTGAAGACGTTTTCGGACTTGGAGGTCCATATGCGTAAACATACTGGTGAAAAACCTTTTGTGTGTGCTGTCTGTCAGCAGAAGTTTGCTACGAAGCGAAGTCTGACGCACCACATGGCTTTTCGGCATGAGAATGCTGCAAAATTCAAGTGTTCTATCGGAGACTGTACAAAAACGTTCCCAACAGCTATGATGTTAGAGTTCCATTTACTAAAGCAGCATACTAACCACACTCCTTTCATCTGTCAGCATTGCTCCCGTGGATTCTTTCGGAACAGTGACCTGTCTCGGCACCTTAGAGTCAGCCACATGGACTTGCAACTCAAACTGCAGTTAAAACCGCCTTTGACTTAA
- the mdu gene encoding mitotic spindle positioning protein meduse, whose product MGESLLKEDPLSRIQREIIEVTEREREFKEGHFRVNRLMSESTIEVNHQNGHMNGDAEKPARALNRAVSTSQLLGPIAPAPPVTPTLLNTNTNGYTRRFTPQTGTKGMMQRFIANKGKLPVTSPLTPTSPTAFAPPPLAFTPSPVAIAPVIISPTSPPIITRTPEGKPVRKGYVPVEEKIQKELQDMKDREYELKRMRKKQKPFDLELSDNETSSESEDEEIPMPGKLKATKSIGELYEALNEELRSPSPRNSSGHESIGSLKPAKSLAELCELSPGQEFLAPSSTRLIAQWESIIQQKHETGAA is encoded by the exons ATGGGTGAA TCGCTGCTGAAGGAGGATCCACTCTCCAGGATCCAGAGAGAAATCATCGAGGTCACTGAAAGAGAAAGGGAATTCAAGGAGGGGCATTTTAGAGTGAACCGGTTGATGTCCGAGTCGACCATCGAGGTGAATCATCAGAATGGCCATATGAATGGGGACGCGGAGAAGCCGGCGCGGGCGCTGAACCGCGCCGTGTCCACGTCGCAGCTGCTCGGGCCGATCGCCCCCGCGCCGCCGGTCACCCCGACGCTCCTCAACACCAATACCAATGGCTACACGCGCCGCTTCACCCCCCAAACCGGCACGAAGGGGATGATGCAGAGGTTCATAGCCAACAAAGGCAAGCTGCCGGTCACGTCCCCCTTGACTCCTACCTCGCCTACGGCCTTCGCGCCGCCGCCACTCGCGTTCACGCCGTCACCAGTTGCCATCGCGCCCGTCATCATCAGCCCCACGAGCCCGCCGATCATCACACGTACCCCCGAAGGCAAACCTGTTCGGAAAGGCTACGTACCTGTTGAGGAGAAAATCCAGAAGGAACTCCAAGACATGAAGGATAGAGAATACGAACTCAAACGTATGAGGAAGAAACAAAAGCCCTTCGATTTAGAACTGAGCGACAATGAGACCAGTTCGGAATCGGAGGACGAGGAGATCCCGATGCCGGGGAAATTGAAGGCGACGAAGTCGATAGGAGAATTGTATGAGGCGTTGAATGAGGAGCTGCGGTCGCCGTCGCCGCGGAATAGCTCGGGCCATGAGTCCATCGGGAGCCTGAAGCCAGCGAAGTCTCTCGCGGAGCTTTGCGAGCTGAGCCCCGGGCAGGAGTTCCTCGCGCCGAGCTCCACCCGGCTCATTGCGCAGTGGGAGTCCATCATACAGCAGAAGCATGAAACTGGCGCCGCTTAG